The sequence GTGGGCGAAGGCGCGGGCGGCGTCGATGCGCGCGTCCACCAGGGCGTGGAGCTTCGTGGCGTCGGGCGTGGCGGACTCCAACTGGGTGACGGCCTCGGCGCGGGCGGCCTGCTGGCCTTCCATGAGCGCCTGGCCTTCGTTGAGGAGGCGGTCCTTCACGGCGTGGATGGAGGTGCGCTGGGCCTCGGTGGCGTCCAGGTCATCCAGCGTGTCGTTGACCTTCCAGGTGACCATCTGGTGGATGCGCTCCGGGTCGGGCGTGCCGCGGTGATGGCGGCCCCAGCCGAAGCCGGTGAGCAGGGTGACGGCGACGACGGCGGTACCAGCGATGGCGAGCGTCTTCTTCATGGCGTGTGGCTCCAGAGGCGTGGGGTGTCTTTCCCGCTGCGTGACTGGACCCAAGATGCAAGGCGCCGGTTGCGGTGGTTTGAGCTGGGGGTGAAGAAGTGTGAAGGGCGGGCTTCAACGGCGACAGGGGGGCGAACTAACGTCGCGCGCCATGGAATCCCAGTCTGAGTCTGTCGTTTCCACACCCGTGCGGCGCCCGCGCGTGTGGACGGTGTTTGTCGCGTTCGCGGTGATGTTCGGGCTGCTCGTCACGGGGAGCGTCCTCGTGAACCACGTCGCCACGGGCATCGAGGCGGCGAAAGCCGGCGTGGACCCGAGCGACAGCGGATTGACGGAGCGGGTCGAGTCCCTGCCATGGCCGACCGTGGCGGTGGTGATGATGGTCGGCGTGGTGGCGCTGAGCCTCGCGCTCCTGGGTGGCAGGCTGTCCCCGCAGCCCCTGCGCGACCGGCTGCGCCTGCGGGCCGGCGTGCCGCTGCCGGCCTGGGCCTGGGTCACGGCGGCGGTGGGCTGCTTCGCGGTGGGACAGGTCCTGGAGAGCCTGGCGGTGCTCACGGGAGCGTGGAGCTGGACGGGGTCGTTGAAGGGATTCCAGGCCGCGAGCCAGGGGCCGCTCGGGACCTTCGCGCTGCTGTTGTTCTTCGGCTCGCCGGTGGCGGGCACGGCGGAGGAGCTCTTCTTCCGGGGCTACGTGCAGACGCGGCTGGTGGAGCGCTGGGGTCCCAGGGCGGGCGTCGTGGTGGCCGCAACGCTCTTCGGCCTGCTGCACCTGGATCCGGTCCACGGGCCCATCACCCTGATGGTGGCCTTGTTCCTGGGCTGGCTCGCGGTGCACACGGGAAGCGTGCGGCTGCCCATCTTCGTCCACATCGTCAACAACGGAGCGTCCTTCCTCCTCGGCCGCTACGCGCCGCCATCGTCCGAGTACCCGACGTCCGTGCACACGGCGCTGCTCTGCGTGAGCACGCTGGTGGTGGTGGGTGCCGTGACGTTGCTGCGGCGAATCCCTGGGGCCCCGAAGACAGAAGCACCCGCGATGCTCGTGGGCGCGTGAGCTTTCAGCGGCCGTCCCAGAACGCCATGTCGCCGTACTCCCAATCCCAGGGGACGCCGGCCTCGCCCAGCACGAAGCGGACGAGGTGGGGATAGGCGGGTTCAGCGCGGACGTCGTTGCTCAGGATGAGCACGCAGCGGCGTCCGCGCGGCAGGCATACGAGGGTGTTGGCGGTGCTGTCGTTGTGGCCGTTCTTGAAGAACCCGCGACCCTGGGGACCATCGAACACCACCACGCCCAGGCCCGCGGCCAGGTCCTTGCGCCGAGCCTCCGGAGGCAGTTCATCCTGAAGAGTAGGGAACTGGCTCCGCGTGGTGATGGGCAGTTGCGGCGAGGTCATCCGGGCGAAGCTGTCCGGTGACAGCCCCTCGCCACGCACCAGCGCCGCGGCGAAGCGAGACAGGTCATCGAGGGTCGTATCCATGGAACCCGCCGCGCGAACCCGGCTGCGTTCGTCGTGCGGCTCCACGCCGCCGTCCAGCTTCCAGCCGTCGGCCAGGTTGTTCGCGAAGTCCGGCCGCCACGTCATGCTGGTGGTGCGCATGCCGAAGCGGTCGAACACGCGCCGTTGCAGCTCCGAGCCCACGTCCAGCCCGAGCCCGCGCTCGAGCACGAACTGCATCAGGATGATGCCGTCACCAGAGTACGCGAAGCGGCTGCCGGGAGCGAAGTGGATGCGCAGCCGCTCGTCAGGTTCGAGGAACCCGAAGTTGGCGAATCCCGCGCTGTGGGTGAGCAGGACGCGAGGCGTGATGTCCCGCCAGCGTTCGTCACCGGTCAGGTGCGACCAGGTCGAGTAACGGTCCTCGTCCGGATACGCCGGCAGCGGCTTCTCCAGGTACTTGGAGATGGAGGTGTCCAGGTCGATGCGCTTCTCATCCGAGAGCTGCATCACGAGGTAAGCGAAGACCGTCTTGGTGATGGAAGCGCCATACATCACCGTGTCCGTGCGCAGCGGTTCGCCCTGAGCATTGCGAGCGCCATAGGCCCGGGTCGCCACCACGCGTCCGTCGTCAATGACAGCAATGGCCAGCCCCTTCGTGCCAGTCGCGGCCATCGCGCGAGCCGCTTCCGCATCCAGCGCGGCGATGTCCGGAACGGGCGGCACCTCGCGGCGAGCGGACGTCGTGGCACAGCCGCAGACGAGCATCAGACCCAGGCTCCAGGCACGCAGCCGCTTCATGCAATGGGCTCCCATCCGCGAAACATGAAGCAGACCCTATCGTCCGTACAACGCGCGCGCCTACGGCGCGATTGCTCCGCAGCGGTGGATTCGCGGCGTGGCCCGCATGGGCGATACCCTCGTCCGCTTTGGAATTTCCAAGGAGAAGACGTGCATGCCGCACGTCAACACGGAGCGCGAGGCCCGCTATGGCACATCGGACCCGACGTACCTGATGTACGCGCTGGGCAAGAAGATGCTGATAGACCTGTGCGAGGAGACGAAGGTGAAATGAGCCGGGGCTTCACCTTCCAGCGCTTCCTCGACGCCGTCGCTTCCCACAGCTACCGGCCGTGCCACGGCACCTTCGAGCCCGCGGCCCTGCGTCGAGCCGTAGCTGTCAGTGCTGCGCCTTGAACCAGCGCACCCATGCGTCCGCGACTTCCTTGGACGGGTTGTTGATGGAGTGGGGGTCCAGGACGAGGGAGAAGGCATAAGCGTCGCGGGCCAGCAGGTCGCGTTTCACCGCGTAGTCGCCTTGTGCGTCGCGCTGGGGCGTGCCTTGGGCGTCGCGCTGGATGTAGCGGCTGTGGGTGGCGAACTCGTCCATGCGGCGCTGGTACTGGCCGGTGCCGTAATAGTCGGTGAGCGCCTGGGTGATGCTCAGGGCTGGTTTCTGCCGCAGGCGGTTGGCGAGGTTGAGCCCATCAATGTCGCCGTACCAGTCTTCATTGCCCTCGCGGCTGATGGCGAGGTCCGCGCGGTGAGCTGCGTTGTTCCCCTTGGCGGTGTTGCGCACCGCCGAGGCCACGTCCCCTGTCAGCGTCACGGTATCGAGAGTGAAGGGGTTCGGGATGGCGACTGGCGGAACCGTCGGGACCAAATAGGACTTGGGGACGCGGGCCGAATTCACCTGCCAGTCGAGCGCGGCGGTCACATGGCCCATGTCGACCTCACTGCCGTCCGGGGAACGCATTCGACCGCCGTAGCCGCCCACCGCCTGGCCGCCGCTGTAATCCGGGGCATGCGGCAGGCCCGCCGCGAGGACCTTCCCCTCGGAGGCAGGCAGTGAACCGCGACCCACATTCCACGTCACGCTGTTGTAATAGGTCTGACGGGCGATGGTGGCCGCGCCGCTCTTGCCCAGCTCCAGCTCCAGCTTGGGCATACGCTCGTTGAAGACGGTGAATCGCGCGCGCTCCACGGCGTCTTGCGGTTGGCCTCGCTCCACGTTTTCCAGCGCGGCGATGTTCTGCTTCAGCCGGACGATCTCCGCCTCCGTCGCCTCAGCCTTGCCGGTGAAGGCATCACGGCCCTTCTGAATGATGCTGCGGTTGTCCAGCCCCAGTTGCAGCCGCCCCGCCGTCTGGCGCAGGTCGGACAGCCGTCGCTGAGTGCCCAGCGCCTGTGCGTATGCGGCGTCGCTCACCTTTCTGACGCCCTGGGCTGCATGGGGGCCGCGGCTGCGGTCCGGTCCAAAGCCATCCTTCACCTGTTGCTGCGGCTGCGGTGTAGGAAGGAGGGACGTGGCTAACCCCTTCTTGGTCTCGCGGAGTGGGGCCGCCAACATTGCGGATGTCCGGGCTCCTGCGGGAGGCGTGGACGCGCGATAGCTTTTGACGGTCACGGGCAGCCTTTCGCGAAGCCTTGAGGGCGCCCACAGTATCGACGGTCGTCGCTTGCGATTGCTATGTGGGTTCCTGTCGTTCCCCTGGCCGAGGGATGGAAATTCGACTAGCACCCAGACAGTCATGTCTGAGAACCCTGCCATTCGCACGGATGCCGCCAACCTGCTTGCCTCGCTCATGCCCGGGGGGCTGTTCGGTGTGGCACTTGTGTTTCTTGCCGGGCAGCCTGGCTTTGGCTGGCTCATCAACCCTTCCCGGTACCCCTGGGAACTGTGGGTGATAGCGCTGGCGGGCACGGTGGCGACGACGGCGGGCGTGTTGGACTGGCGCTATCACCGCACGGCAGGCATCCGCGTAGGGCCTAACGAGCACCGCGCCGAACTACTCGCCCTGGCGGGAGGGGGGCTGCCCCTGTTCCTCCTGATGTGCGCCGCCTCGGTGGCTCGGCAATCACGGGCGTTTCTATTGCCCGTCCTCGTCGTGCTGCTGTGGACGGTGGTTCTCATCTGCTACGACGAGTTCGTCTTCCACCGGCGGCGGTGTGACGGGCACGAGGCGCTGCTACACCGCACGCTGCTGGCGGGGCATTGCGCGGCCTTCCTGGCCTGGGCGCACTTCTGCTTTGTCCGCGAGGTCTTCCATGGTTGAGGCCCTCGCCGCTGTCCTGCCCGACTCGCTGCGGCGGGGCGCGAGGCTGCTGGAGCGCGCAGCGCGGCTGTATGACGCTCCCAACTCGCCCCTGCCCCGGCGGGCCAGGGGGGCCTGGCGGGGAGGCTTCCAGGGGGGCGCGGCGTGGATGGCCGGGGCGATGGCGCTTGTGCGGGGCCAGGCTGTGCGCGCACCGCCCCAGGGTGCCTGGACATGGGGATTGGCGAAGTATTCCGCCTCGTTCCTTGCCGCGCTTGGCACCTGGGCCCTGGCGGTGGGCATGGGGGGACCGCACGCGCTGGGACTGGTGCTCGCCCTGCCCGCCTTCTATGCCGTGGAGGTACAGGGACTGTTCCTCTTTCCGGTAGCCATCGACGGCGCTCCGCATCCCTGGCGAACCGCGCGCGCGATGCTGCGGGACGTGGGCGGCACGCCAGGCGCGATGGGCACGGTGGGGGTGCTGGCATCGGTGATGCTGCTGGGCGGGCTGGCTGGACGCGGGCAGGTGCGATGCTGGTGCTTGGGCTGCCTCGCGGTGGTGCTCTGGTACGAGGACCTGCGGACATGAGTTTCGCCGGGCTCTTCGCGCTCGCGGTGGACGCCGTGAGCGTCCACGCGGTGGGGCAGGAACAGGGCTTGTGGGTGAAGCGTCGCCGCGCCGGGATGGGGGCGGTGATTGCCATTGGCAATGTCTTTCTATACCAGTCACGCAGCCGCATCCGCATGTTCTCCTCATGTGCTCGTTGGCAGGAGCGGGAGCTGGCATCCTTCAAGCTCCTGCATCCGGGCCGGTTCGCCGAGCCCCGCGGAAAGGGGGCGGTCGCGCTGGAGGCGCTTCCTGGGGAAGGACTGGACCAACTCGCGACGCGGGGGGAGTTCACCCCCGAAGTGGCCGAGGCCGCCGCCCGGGAACTGCGCCGGGCTCATGCGCTGGTCTATCCCGGCACCGCAGAGCCGTGGTCGCACGGGGACGCGCACCTGAAGAACTTCCTCTACGAAGCGGCCGGCGCGCGCGCGTGGCTCATCGACTTCGAGACGCGGCACGAGGCGC is a genomic window of Corallococcus macrosporus containing:
- a CDS encoding Spy/CpxP family protein refolding chaperone, with protein sequence MKKTLAIAGTAVVAVTLLTGFGWGRHHRGTPDPERIHQMVTWKVNDTLDDLDATEAQRTSIHAVKDRLLNEGQALMEGQQAARAEAVTQLESATPDATKLHALVDARIDAARAFAHKAVDAVLEVHRTLTPAQRQELASEIRERTGAK
- a CDS encoding CPBP family glutamic-type intramembrane protease, translated to MRRPRVWTVFVAFAVMFGLLVTGSVLVNHVATGIEAAKAGVDPSDSGLTERVESLPWPTVAVVMMVGVVALSLALLGGRLSPQPLRDRLRLRAGVPLPAWAWVTAAVGCFAVGQVLESLAVLTGAWSWTGSLKGFQAASQGPLGTFALLLFFGSPVAGTAEELFFRGYVQTRLVERWGPRAGVVVAATLFGLLHLDPVHGPITLMVALFLGWLAVHTGSVRLPIFVHIVNNGASFLLGRYAPPSSEYPTSVHTALLCVSTLVVVGAVTLLRRIPGAPKTEAPAMLVGA
- a CDS encoding serine hydrolase domain-containing protein: MKRLRAWSLGLMLVCGCATTSARREVPPVPDIAALDAEAARAMAATGTKGLAIAVIDDGRVVATRAYGARNAQGEPLRTDTVMYGASITKTVFAYLVMQLSDEKRIDLDTSISKYLEKPLPAYPDEDRYSTWSHLTGDERWRDITPRVLLTHSAGFANFGFLEPDERLRIHFAPGSRFAYSGDGIILMQFVLERGLGLDVGSELQRRVFDRFGMRTTSMTWRPDFANNLADGWKLDGGVEPHDERSRVRAAGSMDTTLDDLSRFAAALVRGEGLSPDSFARMTSPQLPITTRSQFPTLQDELPPEARRKDLAAGLGVVVFDGPQGRGFFKNGHNDSTANTLVCLPRGRRCVLILSNDVRAEPAYPHLVRFVLGEAGVPWDWEYGDMAFWDGR